One segment of Olsenella uli DSM 7084 DNA contains the following:
- a CDS encoding GntR family transcriptional regulator — MIQISYQDPRPIYEQVRDAYRQQILAGVLEPGVQLPSVRELSSRLAVNPNTIQRAYRELEQEGCISSVRGKGSFVADVSGAAEARRRELFERFDQLVHELESLGVTPAELGQRVGGGEG, encoded by the coding sequence GTGATTCAGATTAGCTACCAGGACCCGCGTCCCATCTATGAGCAGGTGCGCGACGCATATCGCCAGCAGATCCTGGCGGGAGTGCTTGAGCCGGGGGTGCAGCTCCCCTCGGTGCGCGAGCTCTCCTCGCGCCTCGCCGTGAACCCAAACACCATCCAACGTGCCTACCGCGAGCTGGAGCAAGAGGGCTGCATCTCGTCGGTGCGGGGCAAGGGAAGCTTCGTCGCAGACGTCTCGGGCGCCGCGGAGGCGCGTCGGCGTGAGCTATTTGAGCGGTTCGACCAGCTTGTCCATGAGCTCGAGTCCCTGGGCGTGACGCCCGCGGAGCTTGGGCAAAGAGTCGGGGGAGGCGAGGGGTGA
- a CDS encoding trigger factor, whose amino-acid sequence MENERRLREQTRAYLSSLSEDSAEEQKADTCLDALAERLCQSVPASQVAQVKDTLFQDIAQKVATTGQPMEAVLAQMGVRSDQLDAMLQAVATKEVKHEAALDAYTSKKNIKVDETELPHLLQLSPTDAQALIARAKAVSQMDQLFEAARRTKALEAVVAECNCTYVQATEDEAKKRMEEVVEVMRHREEMMRAAAGSAARGAEGIHYREPRYCWNDENAAWLDTG is encoded by the coding sequence ATCGAGAACGAGCGGCGCCTGCGCGAGCAGACCCGCGCGTATCTCAGCTCCCTGAGCGAGGACTCTGCCGAGGAGCAGAAGGCCGACACGTGTCTCGACGCGCTCGCCGAGCGCCTGTGCCAGTCGGTCCCGGCATCCCAGGTGGCGCAGGTGAAAGACACGCTGTTCCAGGACATCGCGCAGAAAGTCGCCACGACCGGCCAGCCCATGGAAGCCGTTCTCGCGCAGATGGGCGTGCGGTCCGACCAGCTCGATGCGATGCTCCAGGCCGTGGCCACGAAGGAGGTCAAGCACGAGGCGGCGCTTGACGCCTATACAAGCAAGAAGAACATCAAGGTCGACGAGACCGAGCTGCCACACCTGCTGCAGCTCTCCCCCACCGACGCGCAGGCCCTCATCGCCCGTGCGAAGGCGGTGAGCCAGATGGATCAGCTATTTGAGGCGGCCCGTCGTACGAAGGCTCTCGAGGCAGTGGTTGCTGAGTGCAACTGCACCTACGTGCAGGCAACCGAGGACGAGGCCAAGAAGCGCATGGAGGAGGTCGTGGAGGTCATGCGCCATCGAGAGGAGATGATGCGCGCAGCAGCAGGCTCTGCAGCGCGGGGCGCCGAGGGTATACACTACCGAGAACCTAGGTATTGCTGGAATGACGAGAATGCCGCTTGGCTGGATACCGGATAG
- a CDS encoding class II fructose-bisphosphate aldolase, producing the protein MIINLRDICAVAEQNNMAIASFNVPSFEALRAAIDVAEETDHPVILSHAEGHEPLAPLDSIGPVMVALAERSSAMLCVHLDHCEHLSYMRRALEIGFTGAMYDGSFEPYEVNLENSQRAAEMCSGFDCGIECELGSMGSREAGQRDEGGTAEESGAVYTDPDQAADFIASTGTDILACSFGTVHGIYKGEPHLNFKVLTDIRDRVKIPLVMHGGSGVSDEDYKKAIDSGIRKINYYTYGVKYAGEAACAEMEAKRSKSADAIVYWHDLTSAAYSRLVEDFDHVVKVFANGAKQLA; encoded by the coding sequence ATGATTATTAATCTTCGTGATATATGCGCTGTGGCTGAACAGAACAATATGGCCATTGCATCCTTCAACGTCCCGAGCTTTGAAGCCCTGAGGGCTGCTATTGATGTTGCTGAGGAAACTGACCATCCCGTTATCCTGAGCCACGCTGAAGGACACGAACCTCTTGCGCCCCTAGATTCCATTGGGCCTGTCATGGTTGCACTTGCGGAGCGTTCGAGTGCCATGCTGTGTGTCCACCTGGATCACTGCGAGCATCTTTCTTACATGCGGCGCGCCCTTGAGATTGGCTTTACCGGCGCTATGTATGATGGGTCCTTCGAGCCGTATGAAGTCAACCTTGAGAATTCTCAGCGTGCCGCAGAAATGTGCTCTGGCTTTGACTGTGGTATCGAATGCGAGCTTGGCTCAATGGGATCGCGAGAGGCAGGTCAACGCGACGAGGGTGGCACTGCCGAGGAGTCGGGCGCAGTATACACAGACCCTGACCAGGCAGCAGACTTCATCGCATCAACGGGCACGGATATTCTTGCCTGCTCGTTTGGCACGGTACACGGGATTTACAAGGGTGAACCGCACCTTAACTTCAAGGTCCTTACTGACATCCGGGACCGCGTAAAGATTCCACTGGTCATGCATGGAGGCTCGGGCGTATCGGACGAGGACTATAAGAAGGCGATTGACTCGGGAATCCGCAAGATTAACTACTACACCTATGGAGTGAAGTATGCCGGCGAAGCCGCTTGTGCTGAGATGGAAGCCAAGCGCTCCAAGAGTGCTGACGCAATAGTGTACTGGCACGATTTAACAAGCGCTGCATACAGCCGTCTGGTTGAAGACTTCGACCACGTTGTTAAGGTTTTCGCAAACGGCGCCAAGCAGCTTGCTTAG
- the prmC gene encoding peptide chain release factor N(5)-glutamine methyltransferase: MAMEPEAWTIRRMLDWTIGYLERRSDGRPRLSAEWMLSNVTGLSRVQLYTSFDRPLSADELARMHDAVVRRGAGEPLQYVTGEMPFRHIVLHCEGGVLIPRPETEVLVDAVLAHVDVAAAAGHDAQVLEVGTGTGCIACSIASERPGSHVVATDLSPAAAALAMRNRDALGLARAVDVITCDLASGVDPALKGTFDVLVSNPPYIPSDVVPTLPREVVGFEPHLALDGGADGLDVFRRLLEVAPDMLRPGGMLACELFETNAEVAAELCRRQGGWARVEVREDLTHRPRVLVAVREGDLAAGGVMVRPRKLLAVDQDRPERMVVRDVARVLLDGGVIVVPTDSVYGIGCAATPGNPGHARTFQIKRRALSQTLPWLIADVQDLERFGHRVPKWAYALAREFWPGALTLVVRASPLVPAEYRRSDDGTIALRLPDSNLVREIAREVGAPLAITSANTHGASSATSGEGIEGRIAGEVDLVLDGGPSPLAAASTIVDCTGADPRVLREGAIPSVGIMRVADPDAWA, encoded by the coding sequence ATGGCCATGGAGCCCGAGGCCTGGACCATACGTCGCATGCTCGACTGGACCATCGGCTATCTCGAGCGGAGGTCCGACGGGCGACCCCGCCTCTCTGCGGAGTGGATGCTCTCCAACGTGACGGGCCTCAGCCGCGTCCAGCTCTACACCAGCTTCGATCGTCCGCTCTCTGCCGACGAGCTTGCGCGCATGCACGATGCGGTCGTGCGTCGTGGTGCCGGGGAGCCACTGCAGTACGTGACGGGCGAGATGCCGTTTCGACATATAGTCCTGCATTGTGAGGGGGGCGTGCTCATCCCGCGTCCCGAGACCGAGGTCCTGGTGGATGCCGTGCTCGCGCATGTGGACGTGGCCGCCGCAGCCGGCCATGACGCCCAGGTCCTCGAGGTGGGGACGGGAACCGGCTGCATAGCCTGCTCCATCGCGTCCGAGCGGCCGGGATCCCACGTCGTTGCCACGGACCTCTCGCCTGCGGCCGCTGCCCTTGCCATGCGCAACCGTGACGCCCTGGGGCTTGCCCGCGCGGTCGACGTCATCACGTGCGACCTCGCCTCGGGGGTTGACCCTGCGCTGAAGGGGACCTTCGACGTGCTGGTGTCCAACCCCCCCTACATCCCCTCGGATGTCGTGCCCACCCTGCCGCGCGAGGTCGTAGGCTTCGAGCCCCACCTTGCGCTCGATGGCGGTGCCGACGGCCTCGACGTCTTTCGCCGCCTGCTTGAGGTTGCACCGGACATGCTGCGTCCCGGCGGCATGCTCGCATGCGAGTTGTTCGAGACGAACGCGGAAGTCGCGGCCGAGCTCTGCCGTCGGCAGGGTGGCTGGGCTCGGGTGGAGGTCCGAGAGGACCTCACGCATCGACCACGTGTCCTCGTGGCCGTCCGCGAGGGCGACCTTGCGGCAGGGGGTGTCATGGTCCGGCCCCGCAAGCTGCTCGCGGTCGACCAGGACCGGCCGGAGCGCATGGTCGTCAGGGATGTCGCACGCGTCCTTCTCGATGGGGGCGTCATCGTGGTCCCCACGGATTCCGTCTATGGGATCGGGTGTGCGGCGACGCCGGGCAACCCAGGCCATGCCCGCACGTTTCAGATCAAACGCCGCGCCCTGTCCCAGACGCTGCCATGGCTCATCGCCGACGTGCAGGACCTGGAGCGCTTCGGCCACAGGGTGCCGAAGTGGGCCTACGCCCTCGCGCGGGAGTTCTGGCCGGGCGCGCTCACGCTGGTCGTGCGCGCAAGCCCACTGGTGCCTGCCGAGTACCGACGCTCGGACGACGGTACGATTGCGCTGCGCCTGCCCGACTCGAACCTGGTGCGCGAGATAGCGCGCGAGGTGGGTGCGCCCTTGGCGATCACCAGCGCCAACACGCACGGCGCCTCCTCCGCCACCAGCGGGGAGGGCATCGAGGGCCGCATCGCGGGCGAGGTCGACCTTGTGCTGGATGGTGGCCCGTCACCCCTCGCCGCCGCATCGACCATCGTGGACTGCACCGGGGCGGATCCGCGCGTCCTGCGGGAGGGGGCCATTCCAAGCGTGGGGATCATGCGTGTGGCGGACCCTGACGCCTGGGCGTAG
- the prfA gene encoding peptide chain release factor 1 has translation MRDKLEKLIAAYEELEKRMVDPTVVSDPKEYARIAKEHASQAELVAKAREYVGALDDIEVAKEMQRETSDASEKEMLQEDIGANEAKLPALEDEIKVMLIPGDPNDEKNTIVEIRAGVGGDEAAIFAGDLYNMYARFASTHKWKTEVLSSSPSEAGGFKTIEFKVTGDKVFSVMKFESGVHRVQRIPKTESQGRIQTSTATVAVLPEADEIDIEIKDEDLRIDTYCASGPGGQCVNTTYSAVRITHLPTNTVVQSQDQRSQIQNRAVCMEMLRARLYEVELEKQQAEQGAARLGQIGHGSRAEKIRTYNQPQDRVTDHRIGFNSTYNGVLLGDRLPEVIDALAAAERAEKLARAV, from the coding sequence ATGCGAGACAAGCTAGAGAAGCTCATCGCCGCGTACGAGGAGCTCGAGAAGAGGATGGTCGATCCCACCGTCGTCTCTGACCCCAAGGAGTACGCGCGCATCGCAAAAGAGCATGCCAGCCAAGCCGAGCTCGTCGCCAAGGCGCGCGAGTACGTCGGTGCCCTCGATGACATCGAGGTTGCCAAGGAGATGCAGCGCGAGACCTCGGATGCGTCCGAGAAGGAGATGCTCCAGGAGGACATCGGTGCCAATGAGGCCAAGCTGCCTGCCCTCGAGGACGAGATCAAGGTCATGCTGATCCCGGGCGACCCCAACGACGAGAAGAACACCATCGTCGAGATCCGCGCCGGCGTCGGTGGCGACGAGGCCGCCATCTTCGCCGGTGACCTCTACAACATGTACGCGCGCTTCGCCTCGACCCACAAGTGGAAGACGGAGGTCCTCTCGTCCAGTCCCTCCGAGGCCGGTGGCTTCAAGACCATCGAGTTCAAGGTCACTGGCGACAAGGTCTTCTCGGTCATGAAGTTCGAGAGTGGCGTGCACCGCGTCCAGCGTATCCCCAAGACCGAGTCCCAGGGCCGCATCCAGACCTCAACGGCCACCGTGGCCGTCCTGCCCGAGGCCGACGAGATCGACATCGAGATCAAGGACGAGGATCTGCGCATCGACACCTACTGTGCCTCGGGCCCCGGGGGCCAGTGCGTCAACACGACGTATTCGGCCGTTCGCATCACGCACCTTCCGACCAACACCGTCGTCCAGTCGCAGGACCAGCGCTCCCAGATCCAGAACCGTGCCGTCTGCATGGAGATGCTGCGCGCCCGCCTGTACGAGGTGGAGCTCGAGAAGCAGCAGGCCGAGCAGGGCGCCGCACGCCTGGGCCAGATCGGCCACGGCAGCCGTGCCGAGAAGATCCGTACCTACAACCAGCCGCAGGACCGCGTGACCGACCATCGCATTGGCTTCAACAGTACCTACAACGGCGTGCTCCTGGGGGACCGCCTGCCCGAGGTCATCGACGCCCTGGCTGCGGCCGAGCGTGCGGAGAAGCTCGCACGGGCCGTCTGA
- the upp gene encoding uracil phosphoribosyltransferase, with product MEFDEKRLTVIDHPLVQHKLHILRDKSTGTKQFRELVTELAIFEGYEAMRDFPLEDVEVETPLERTVCKKISGKKVAIIPILRAGLGMVEGILELVPSARVGHVGMYRDPTTHEPHQYYCKFPDDIENRICLIVDPMLATGGSLTAAIQFLREAGVKDVRALTLVSAPEGVKTVLDFDSEVRLYTCALDRQLNESAYILPGLGDAGDRIYGTK from the coding sequence ATGGAGTTTGACGAGAAGCGCCTTACGGTTATCGATCATCCGCTGGTCCAGCACAAGCTGCATATCCTGCGCGACAAGTCAACGGGTACCAAGCAGTTCCGCGAGCTCGTGACCGAGCTCGCCATCTTCGAGGGCTATGAGGCCATGCGCGACTTCCCACTCGAGGACGTCGAGGTGGAGACCCCGCTGGAGAGGACCGTCTGCAAGAAGATCTCCGGCAAGAAGGTCGCCATCATCCCCATCCTACGCGCCGGCCTGGGGATGGTCGAGGGCATCCTCGAACTCGTGCCCTCGGCTCGCGTCGGGCACGTGGGCATGTATCGTGACCCAACAACCCACGAGCCCCATCAGTACTACTGCAAATTCCCGGATGACATCGAGAACCGCATCTGCCTCATCGTCGACCCCATGCTCGCCACGGGCGGCTCGTTGACGGCTGCCATCCAGTTCCTGCGGGAGGCGGGCGTCAAGGACGTGCGTGCCCTCACGTTGGTGAGCGCGCCCGAGGGCGTCAAGACCGTGCTGGATTTCGATTCCGAGGTCCGTCTCTACACCTGTGCCCTTGACCGTCAGCTCAACGAGAGCGCCTACATCCTTCCAGGGCTGGGCGACGCTGGCGACCGCATCTACGGCACGAAGTAG
- the rpiB gene encoding ribose 5-phosphate isomerase B, producing the protein MKIAMASDHAGFDQKPALVAYLAGLGHEVVDMGPASAERCDYPDYADKVARYVAAGGAERGILICGTGIGMAITADKVSGIRAAVIQTPQFAHLFREHNDGNVLCISGRFTSLATNKEIVDEFLATEFGGGRHEGRVAKAMREDDPGFQGVGEDPIPVR; encoded by the coding sequence ATGAAGATTGCCATGGCCTCCGACCACGCCGGCTTCGACCAGAAGCCCGCCCTGGTTGCGTACCTCGCCGGCCTCGGCCATGAGGTTGTCGACATGGGTCCGGCCTCGGCCGAGCGCTGTGACTACCCTGACTATGCCGACAAGGTCGCGCGCTACGTGGCGGCCGGCGGGGCCGAGAGGGGAATCCTCATTTGTGGCACGGGCATCGGCATGGCGATCACGGCCGACAAGGTCTCGGGTATCCGTGCCGCCGTCATCCAGACGCCCCAGTTCGCCCATCTCTTTCGCGAGCACAACGATGGAAACGTCCTGTGCATCTCGGGACGCTTCACGAGCCTCGCGACCAACAAGGAGATAGTCGACGAGTTTCTTGCCACCGAGTTCGGCGGGGGTCGCCACGAGGGTCGCGTCGCAAAGGCCATGCGCGAGGACGATCCCGGTTTCCAGGGCGTGGGGGAGGATCCCATCCCCGTCCGGTAG
- a CDS encoding class II aldolase/adducin family protein yields the protein MFESEKKEMLECALKLDRYGLIALSGGNVSVRAGDDLFIVTPSGMVYDEMVPEDMLVVDGKGNVVEGMRKASVDTAALLYIFHHMPKVNAVIHTHQPYATGLGLVMDEIPCNLSTMANAVEGPCHVANYGNPGSLSMGAQAVESIGDQLAVVLKHHGVIAVGRDLRQAMFSCVYLEEAAKTVSVALSTGRPMAEMTQVQIDEAVSVFHRYGQHTLDEQDAEEAARN from the coding sequence ATGTTTGAATCTGAAAAGAAGGAAATGCTGGAATGTGCGCTCAAGCTCGATCGATATGGGCTAATCGCACTGTCTGGTGGCAATGTAAGCGTGCGTGCGGGTGATGACCTTTTCATCGTTACGCCGTCAGGTATGGTTTACGACGAGATGGTCCCCGAGGACATGCTTGTTGTTGATGGAAAGGGAAACGTCGTCGAGGGAATGCGAAAGGCTTCGGTTGACACTGCAGCGCTTCTCTACATCTTCCACCATATGCCTAAGGTCAACGCTGTAATTCATACGCATCAGCCCTATGCAACTGGTCTCGGCTTGGTTATGGATGAGATACCATGCAACCTCTCCACGATGGCGAATGCCGTAGAAGGGCCCTGTCATGTTGCTAACTACGGCAATCCGGGGTCACTGTCTATGGGTGCACAGGCGGTTGAATCCATTGGTGATCAGCTTGCTGTAGTGCTCAAGCATCATGGAGTCATTGCAGTTGGCAGGGACCTTCGCCAAGCGATGTTCTCTTGCGTCTACCTCGAGGAGGCAGCGAAGACCGTTTCCGTGGCGCTTTCTACTGGCAGGCCGATGGCCGAGATGACACAGGTGCAAATTGACGAGGCGGTCTCCGTTTTTCATCGGTATGGTCAGCATACGCTTGACGAGCAAGATGCAGAAGAGGCTGCAAGGAACTGA
- a CDS encoding NAD(P)/FAD-dependent oxidoreductase — protein sequence MADTTTTIHTDVAIVGAGPAGIFTALGLIGKGDTRSITIVEKGLPVERRSCPKAKVGHCVHCQPCRITTGFSGAGAFSDGKLSLSREVGGDLPDLIGHQFAQDTIDRVDQMYLDFGADPHVEGLGHADDVVEIRRRAISAGLKLVDCPIRHLGTEKAQQLYARIEKHLLDAGVNALFETECEEVVIEGGVCHGLVVRSRDGERRIVAGETIVATGRRGASWFGTMCDEHGIGHVAGPVDVGVRVEVRNEVMERVNDVLYESKLIGYPNPYKNKVRTFCQNPGGFVSQENYDGGLAVVNGHSFKDRKSPNTNVAVLCTLNFKSPFDKPILYAQRVSELVNMLGAGHILVQRFGDILDGKRTWPKELSQSNVVPTLPDAEAGDITAAMPMRPMVEIIEFIKAVDRVVPGFASYETLLYAPEVKFYSNRVQMDENFDTNVQHLHCLGDSSGWTRGLMMASVMGLLMGEKLADRGK from the coding sequence ATGGCAGACACAACCACCACCATCCACACGGACGTTGCGATTGTCGGTGCGGGACCGGCGGGCATATTCACGGCGCTGGGGCTTATCGGCAAAGGGGACACGCGTTCCATTACCATCGTCGAGAAGGGACTGCCCGTCGAGAGGCGCAGCTGTCCCAAGGCCAAGGTGGGCCACTGCGTCCACTGTCAGCCGTGCCGCATTACCACGGGCTTCTCGGGTGCCGGTGCCTTCTCGGACGGCAAGCTCTCGCTTTCACGCGAGGTGGGCGGCGACCTGCCCGACCTTATCGGTCATCAGTTCGCGCAGGACACCATCGATCGCGTCGACCAGATGTACCTCGACTTTGGGGCCGATCCGCACGTCGAGGGCCTCGGACATGCAGATGACGTTGTCGAGATTCGTCGCCGCGCGATAAGCGCAGGCCTCAAGCTCGTGGACTGCCCCATCCGCCACCTTGGCACCGAGAAGGCCCAGCAGCTCTACGCGCGCATCGAGAAGCACCTGCTCGATGCCGGCGTGAACGCCCTCTTCGAGACCGAGTGCGAGGAGGTCGTGATCGAGGGCGGCGTATGCCATGGCCTTGTGGTGCGCAGTCGCGACGGAGAACGGCGCATTGTGGCTGGCGAGACGATCGTCGCCACGGGGCGCCGTGGCGCGAGCTGGTTTGGCACCATGTGTGACGAGCACGGCATTGGTCACGTGGCCGGCCCTGTGGACGTGGGCGTGCGCGTGGAGGTGCGCAACGAGGTCATGGAGCGCGTGAACGACGTGCTCTACGAGTCCAAGCTCATCGGCTACCCCAATCCCTACAAGAACAAGGTTCGCACGTTCTGCCAGAACCCCGGTGGCTTCGTGAGCCAGGAGAACTACGACGGAGGCCTTGCGGTGGTGAACGGCCATTCGTTCAAGGACCGCAAGAGCCCCAACACCAACGTGGCCGTGCTCTGCACGCTCAACTTCAAAAGCCCCTTCGACAAGCCCATCCTCTATGCGCAGCGCGTGAGCGAGCTCGTCAACATGCTGGGGGCCGGCCACATCTTGGTGCAGCGCTTCGGCGACATTCTCGACGGCAAGCGCACCTGGCCCAAGGAGCTCTCGCAATCCAACGTGGTGCCCACCCTGCCCGATGCCGAGGCCGGAGACATCACCGCCGCCATGCCCATGCGCCCCATGGTCGAGATCATCGAGTTCATCAAGGCCGTCGACCGCGTGGTTCCGGGATTTGCCTCCTACGAGACGCTGCTCTACGCGCCCGAGGTCAAGTTCTACAGCAACCGCGTCCAGATGGACGAGAACTTCGACACCAACGTGCAGCACCTCCACTGCCTGGGCGACTCTTCCGGCTGGACCCGCGGCCTCATGATGGCTTCGGTGATGGGCCTGCTCATGGGCGAGAAGCTTGCCGACAGGGGCAAGTAG
- a CDS encoding PTS sugar transporter subunit IIA translates to MAILDTSLFSPELVFFDATATTGTELFSWLREKLAPMGYLEDSWLQAIITRENNYPTGLESDNISVAIPHVEPENIAKPYIAVVKPKKPVAFEPMAAMVDHPVQAELIINLGLKAHDEDQVAVLQKLMNVFMDASACENILSQTTGKGMVDTIVKHCKE, encoded by the coding sequence ATGGCAATACTCGACACTTCGCTCTTCAGCCCGGAGCTCGTGTTCTTTGATGCCACGGCGACCACTGGGACAGAGCTATTTTCTTGGCTTCGTGAGAAGCTGGCACCCATGGGGTACCTCGAGGACAGTTGGCTCCAGGCCATAATCACCCGTGAGAACAATTACCCAACGGGACTCGAGTCGGATAACATTTCTGTTGCCATTCCTCACGTCGAGCCCGAGAACATTGCTAAGCCCTACATTGCCGTAGTTAAACCCAAGAAGCCGGTGGCGTTTGAGCCTATGGCTGCCATGGTTGACCATCCCGTGCAGGCTGAGCTGATCATCAACCTTGGGCTTAAAGCGCATGATGAGGACCAAGTGGCAGTGCTTCAGAAGCTTATGAATGTGTTCATGGACGCGAGTGCGTGCGAGAACATTCTTTCTCAGACCACGGGGAAGGGGATGGTTGACACCATCGTAAAGCACTGCAAGGAGTAA
- a CDS encoding AAA family ATPase: protein MSCAPPPATYVLGEKVFENLGIKARISCVPSEPYFIGSESADGMAGFYRAMFPAFDLARYFELEKRFEVDHTKPLRKLSRGMRAQAAIWLALSIHADVLLLDEPMDGIDPLARRRMWRLVLEEVAERGLTVLVTSHNLSELEGVCDHLGIMAKGTMREEIDLSQPLESVAKVQVILPEGASLPAGFNVIKKSNEGRVLTLLVRGSVGEVREALTALHPSYLEVLPLSLEKRFICELGGDDDGIM, encoded by the coding sequence GTGTCATGTGCCCCACCTCCGGCGACGTACGTCCTGGGCGAGAAGGTCTTCGAAAACCTAGGCATCAAGGCTCGCATCTCCTGTGTTCCCAGCGAGCCCTACTTCATTGGTTCCGAGAGTGCGGACGGCATGGCGGGCTTCTACCGTGCGATGTTCCCCGCCTTTGACCTCGCACGCTACTTCGAGCTGGAGAAGCGCTTCGAGGTCGACCACACGAAGCCGCTCCGCAAGCTCAGCCGCGGCATGCGCGCGCAGGCAGCCATCTGGCTTGCGCTCTCCATTCACGCGGACGTCCTGCTGCTCGACGAGCCTATGGACGGTATCGACCCCCTCGCCAGAAGGCGCATGTGGCGCCTGGTGCTCGAAGAGGTCGCGGAACGCGGCCTTACGGTGCTCGTTACCAGCCACAACCTGAGCGAGCTCGAGGGCGTTTGCGATCACCTGGGGATTATGGCCAAAGGCACAATGCGCGAGGAGATCGACCTGTCCCAGCCTTTGGAGAGCGTCGCAAAGGTGCAGGTGATTCTGCCCGAAGGCGCATCCCTGCCTGCCGGCTTCAACGTTATCAAGAAGTCCAACGAGGGGCGCGTGCTCACGCTGCTCGTCCGCGGAAGCGTGGGCGAGGTGCGAGAGGCGCTTACCGCCCTGCACCCGTCCTATCTCGAGGTTCTTCCACTCTCGCTTGAGAAGCGGTTCATCTGCGAGCTTGGAGGCGATGACGATGGCATCATGTGA